Proteins co-encoded in one Methylomonas albis genomic window:
- the fliI gene encoding flagellar protein export ATPase FliI, which translates to MIPSVDRSDIWLARLLPYRERLVADPLELVVEGKLSRMVGLTLEAEGCRAAIGSLCQVITKSGKIITAEVVGFGGSRLFLMPTGDTHGLEPGCRVIPMGKNSLANVGFGLLGRVLDGAGRPLDSKGPLDTDAKVSLSGATINPLSRKPIREALDVGVRAINSILSVGRGQRMGLFAGTGVGKSVLLGMMTKFTNADVVVVGLVGERGREVNEFVLKILGEEGLRRAVVIASPADDSPLMRVHGALLATSIAEYFRDQGLDVLLLMDSLTRYAQAYREIALAIDEPPATKGYPPSVFAKLPQLVERAGNGDEGGGSITAFYTVLTEGDDTNDPIADAARGVLDGHVVLSRSLAESGHYPAIDIEASISRVMPDIIEPEHLQMARDLRRLYSIYQQNKDLISVGAYRPGADPRIDKAIEKNPAIMDFLQQSMDESVDFSRSLSELAQLLAS; encoded by the coding sequence ATGATCCCTAGCGTCGATCGTTCTGATATATGGTTGGCGCGCTTGTTGCCTTATCGGGAAAGACTGGTTGCCGATCCCCTGGAGTTGGTAGTCGAAGGTAAGTTATCGCGCATGGTGGGTTTGACCTTGGAGGCGGAAGGCTGCAGAGCCGCGATTGGTTCGCTGTGCCAAGTGATTACCAAATCCGGCAAGATCATTACGGCTGAGGTCGTCGGTTTTGGCGGATCCCGTTTATTTTTGATGCCGACCGGCGATACGCATGGTCTGGAACCCGGTTGCCGGGTGATTCCGATGGGTAAGAATAGCTTGGCCAACGTCGGTTTTGGTCTGTTGGGTAGGGTGCTCGACGGCGCGGGCAGACCCCTGGATAGCAAGGGTCCGCTGGATACCGATGCCAAGGTTTCCTTATCCGGCGCCACCATCAATCCGCTCAGCCGTAAACCGATCCGCGAGGCCTTGGATGTCGGGGTTCGGGCGATCAATTCCATTCTCAGCGTTGGTCGCGGTCAGCGTATGGGCTTGTTTGCCGGTACCGGCGTCGGCAAAAGCGTATTGTTGGGGATGATGACTAAATTTACCAATGCCGATGTGGTGGTGGTGGGCCTGGTCGGCGAACGGGGCAGGGAGGTCAACGAATTTGTACTCAAGATCCTCGGTGAAGAAGGCTTGCGCAGAGCGGTAGTAATAGCCTCGCCGGCTGACGACTCGCCATTGATGCGGGTGCATGGTGCATTGCTGGCGACCAGTATCGCCGAGTATTTCCGCGATCAAGGCCTGGATGTGTTGCTGCTGATGGACTCCTTGACTCGTTACGCTCAGGCGTATCGAGAAATCGCCTTGGCGATAGACGAGCCGCCGGCCACCAAGGGTTATCCGCCGTCGGTATTTGCGAAATTGCCGCAACTGGTGGAGCGCGCCGGCAACGGCGATGAAGGTGGTGGTTCCATTACCGCGTTTTACACGGTTTTGACGGAAGGCGACGACACCAACGATCCGATTGCCGACGCCGCGCGAGGTGTTCTGGACGGCCATGTGGTGCTGTCGCGTTCCTTGGCCGAATCCGGTCATTATCCGGCCATCGATATTGAAGCGTCGATCAGCCGGGTGATGCCGGATATTATCGAGCCGGAACATCTGCAAATGGCCCGCGATTTACGGCGTTTGTATTCGATCTATCAACAGAATAAAGATTTGATCAGTGTCGGCGCTTATCGGCCGGGAGCCGATCCACGCATCGACAAGGCGATAGAAAAAAATCCGGCGATCATGGATTTTCTGCAACAAAGCATGGACGAGTCGGTGGATTTTAGCCGGAGTCTGAGCGAGTTAGCGCAATTATTGGCTAGTTGA
- the fliE gene encoding flagellar hook-basal body complex protein FliE, whose product MSDMNVNQVLAQMRAMSIEAGAKPQPSDTSGDFAAMLKQSIDAVNNTQQNASGLAKSFEMGQGDVSLAEVMIASQKASVSFQAMLQVRNKLVDAYKDVMGMSM is encoded by the coding sequence ATGTCAGATATGAATGTTAACCAAGTGCTCGCGCAGATGCGAGCTATGTCCATAGAGGCTGGCGCGAAGCCGCAGCCTAGCGACACGTCGGGCGATTTCGCCGCCATGTTGAAACAATCCATCGACGCAGTAAATAATACTCAGCAAAACGCCAGTGGGTTGGCTAAATCCTTTGAGATGGGTCAGGGTGACGTCAGTTTGGCGGAAGTAATGATTGCCTCGCAAAAAGCCAGCGTTTCCTTTCAGGCCATGCTCCAGGTGCGTAACAAACTGGTGGATGCATACAAGGACGTGATGGGCATGTCAATGTAG
- the rfaD gene encoding ADP-glyceromanno-heptose 6-epimerase produces MIIVTGGAGFIGSNLVLGLNARGYDDILVVDHLSNGIKYRNLVDCKIADYLDRSTFLERLQQGAFQAETIEAIFHQGACSSTTEWDGRYMMDNNYEYSKTLFHYCQSHKIPFIYASSAATYGADLSFKEELAYEGPLNVYGYSKFQFDQYLRRHSKLTAQVVGLRYFNVYGPREAHKGSMASVAFHLNNQIKQGDELKLFEGCDGYGNGEQRRDFVYVGDVVDINLWFLDNPQVSGIYNCGTGRSQTFNDVANAVIKFHQRGEIKYIPFPEQLKGCYQSFTEANLDKLRATGCSHHFKTVEQGVQLYMEWLNR; encoded by the coding sequence GTGATCATCGTAACCGGTGGCGCCGGCTTCATCGGCAGCAATCTGGTTTTGGGCCTGAATGCGCGCGGTTATGATGATATTTTAGTCGTCGATCATTTAAGCAACGGTATCAAATACCGCAACTTGGTCGACTGCAAGATAGCGGATTATCTGGATAGAAGCACCTTTTTGGAACGACTGCAACAAGGTGCTTTCCAAGCAGAAACGATAGAAGCCATATTTCATCAGGGCGCCTGCTCCAGCACTACCGAGTGGGACGGCCGCTATATGATGGACAACAATTATGAATACAGCAAAACCCTGTTTCATTATTGCCAAAGCCATAAAATCCCGTTTATTTACGCCTCCAGCGCCGCGACCTACGGTGCCGATTTAAGCTTTAAGGAAGAATTGGCTTATGAAGGCCCGCTGAATGTCTACGGTTATTCCAAGTTTCAGTTCGACCAATATTTGCGCAGGCACAGCAAACTGACCGCGCAAGTAGTGGGTCTGCGCTATTTCAATGTCTACGGTCCGCGTGAAGCGCACAAAGGCAGTATGGCCAGCGTTGCGTTTCATCTCAACAACCAGATCAAGCAAGGCGACGAGTTAAAATTGTTCGAAGGTTGTGATGGCTATGGCAACGGTGAGCAACGCCGCGATTTCGTATATGTCGGCGATGTGGTCGATATTAATCTCTGGTTTCTGGATAACCCGCAAGTGTCCGGCATCTACAACTGCGGCACGGGTCGCAGCCAAACCTTTAACGACGTAGCCAATGCGGTGATCAAGTTCCATCAGCGTGGCGAGATCAAGTACATCCCTTTCCCCGAGCAGCTTAAAGGTTGCTACCAAAGCTTCACCGAAGCCAATCTGGACAAATTACGCGCCACCGGCTGCAGCCATCACTTCAAAACAGTCGAGCAGGGCGTGCAACTTTATATGGAATGGCTTAACCGCTAA
- the rpsR gene encoding 30S ribosomal protein S18, protein MARNNIRRKKGCRFSGDDAIVIDYKDLDLLGEYVSETGKIIPSRITGTSAKYQRQLTSAIKQARFLALLPFCDAHK, encoded by the coding sequence ATGGCACGTAATAACATTAGACGCAAAAAGGGTTGCCGTTTTAGCGGTGACGACGCAATCGTAATCGATTATAAAGATCTGGATTTATTGGGCGAGTACGTCTCCGAAACCGGCAAAATCATTCCTAGCCGTATTACCGGTACCAGTGCGAAATATCAAAGACAGTTGACGTCAGCGATTAAACAAGCGCGGTTCCTGGCTTTGTTGCCGTTCTGCGACGCACACAAGTGA
- the rplI gene encoding 50S ribosomal protein L9: protein MEVILLEKTANLGNLGDKVTIKAGYGRNYLIPQGKAVPATPKKIREFEERRAELEKQAAEKLAAATARGEAISKLNVSIAHKTGDEGRLFGSVGTQNIADAISAAGIKVEKHEVRLPNGVIRNIGSYDIAINLHTDIVISLPVKVVAE from the coding sequence ATGGAAGTCATTCTTCTGGAAAAAACGGCGAACCTGGGTAACCTGGGCGACAAAGTAACCATCAAAGCAGGTTACGGCAGAAACTATCTGATCCCGCAAGGCAAAGCAGTTCCTGCTACGCCCAAGAAAATCAGAGAGTTTGAAGAGCGTCGCGCCGAGCTGGAAAAACAAGCGGCTGAAAAACTGGCTGCCGCAACGGCTCGTGGCGAAGCGATCAGTAAATTGAACGTGTCGATTGCTCACAAAACCGGCGACGAAGGTCGTTTGTTTGGCTCGGTCGGTACACAAAACATTGCGGATGCAATTAGCGCTGCCGGCATTAAAGTCGAGAAACACGAAGTGCGTTTGCCAAATGGCGTAATCCGTAACATTGGCTCGTACGACATTGCTATCAATCTGCATACCGATATTGTTATCTCGCTGCCGGTTAAAGTAGTAGCCGAGTAA
- a CDS encoding sigma-70 family RNA polymerase sigma factor, translated as MSDQVFSAKSSDSGAQAEPSAEQIAAFIDKHRDELSRFIVRKLGSEDMSADILQDAYLRLSRQQTQETIDNPRAFVFRVVGNLVIDYQRLSANRLKQDVDDDTFNAVPEQSPGPEQRYQQNQRLQAIHQALAELPEDCRLAFYWNRVEGLSHTEVAARLRISDSMVAKHLARAMRHCRDRLKQH; from the coding sequence ATGTCCGACCAAGTATTTTCCGCAAAATCTTCCGACAGCGGCGCGCAAGCCGAACCAAGCGCAGAACAAATTGCGGCATTCATCGATAAACATCGTGATGAACTTAGTCGTTTTATCGTGCGTAAACTGGGTTCGGAGGATATGTCCGCGGACATACTACAGGATGCTTATTTGCGACTGAGCCGCCAGCAAACCCAGGAAACCATCGATAATCCGCGGGCTTTCGTGTTTCGGGTTGTCGGCAATCTGGTGATCGACTACCAACGCCTTAGTGCCAATCGGCTCAAGCAGGATGTCGACGACGACACCTTCAACGCCGTTCCCGAACAGTCGCCCGGTCCCGAGCAGCGTTATCAGCAGAACCAGCGCTTGCAAGCCATTCATCAGGCCTTGGCGGAATTGCCCGAAGACTGCCGTCTGGCTTTTTATTGGAACCGGGTCGAAGGTCTTAGCCATACCGAAGTTGCGGCCCGCCTGCGCATTTCGGACAGCATGGTCGCCAAGCATTTGGCGCGGGCCATGCGGCATTGCCGGGACCGGCTCAAGCAACATTAA
- a CDS encoding YybS family protein, which yields MTVASTLALLSLLFPPVSIVSSAAVSLVTLRRGAGEGLYVLICSCLAAAALSTLLIGNYQYALLYGLAFWLPVWLISIVLREGRYLTLAIEIAVLLGVAVVLGIYMIQDQPVQLWREVLSFMLQPMLEGKTDVPLDQIKQSAELLAHFMTGVAAAGSVYGLLFGLFLARWWQAALYNPGGFRAEFLGLKGHVHLTLITLLVAGVAMLTSGKTAELSWNVLLVLLVTYTMIGTAVLHSAFSVMKGSRFMVPFLYVTLMLIPHVMVVIVLCGLTDTWLDLRNKLKPKGA from the coding sequence ATGACGGTCGCATCCACTTTGGCCTTGCTGTCGCTGCTTTTTCCTCCTGTCAGTATTGTAAGTTCAGCTGCGGTCTCGTTGGTAACATTGAGGCGAGGGGCTGGTGAAGGCTTGTATGTGCTGATTTGCTCATGCCTGGCGGCTGCCGCGTTAAGTACCTTATTGATAGGTAATTACCAGTACGCATTGCTTTATGGTCTGGCTTTTTGGCTGCCGGTTTGGCTGATTTCGATAGTGCTGCGCGAGGGGCGTTATCTGACGCTGGCAATTGAAATTGCCGTGTTGTTGGGCGTCGCGGTTGTGCTAGGTATTTATATGATTCAAGATCAGCCGGTTCAGCTTTGGCGCGAAGTGTTGAGCTTCATGCTACAGCCTATGCTTGAAGGCAAAACCGACGTGCCATTGGATCAAATCAAGCAGTCCGCAGAACTCTTGGCGCATTTTATGACCGGAGTTGCCGCAGCCGGCAGTGTTTACGGCCTGTTGTTCGGTTTGTTTTTGGCCAGATGGTGGCAAGCGGCGTTATACAACCCAGGTGGCTTCAGAGCTGAGTTTTTGGGATTGAAAGGGCATGTGCATCTGACATTAATTACCTTGCTTGTGGCCGGGGTGGCGATGCTGACTTCCGGCAAGACTGCAGAGCTGAGCTGGAACGTATTGTTGGTGCTGTTGGTGACCTATACGATGATAGGCACCGCAGTATTGCACTCCGCGTTCTCGGTCATGAAGGGTAGCCGTTTCATGGTGCCTTTTTTATACGTCACATTGATGTTGATCCCGCATGTGATGGTGGTGATTGTGTTATGCGGACTGACTGATACCTGGCTGGACTTACGAAATAAACTAAAACCAAAGGGAGCGTAA
- the fliG gene encoding flagellar motor switch protein FliG, which produces MADQEKLNHAQRASLLLLAVGQDRAASVLRHMGPKEVQLVGSNMAQLGPITSTMVDEVLEEFIIEIKNETGLGLDSDEYIRNMLTNALGADKAGSIIDRILLGANSKGIEQLKWMDTRSIADLIRLEHPQIISIILSLLDADQAADVLTLLPQNMRSDILMRIATLEGVQPAALRELDDIMEKQLTGSDGVKSSQIGGIDAAANILNFIESGVSDPMMQDINEANADLGQRIQDKMFVFGDLINVDDRGIQTLLREVSTDQLLLALRGVEAGLRDKVFANMSRRAAEMLRDDLDAAPPARLSEVESAQKDILAIAKRLSDSGEIALGGGGGGDEFV; this is translated from the coding sequence ATGGCTGATCAAGAGAAATTAAATCACGCGCAACGGGCTTCACTGTTGTTGCTGGCGGTCGGCCAGGATAGAGCCGCCTCTGTGTTGCGGCACATGGGGCCTAAGGAAGTGCAGTTGGTGGGCTCTAACATGGCGCAGCTCGGTCCGATCACCTCCACCATGGTGGATGAAGTGTTGGAAGAATTCATCATCGAAATCAAAAACGAAACCGGTTTGGGTCTGGATTCCGACGAATACATTCGCAACATGCTGACCAACGCTCTAGGTGCCGACAAAGCCGGCAGCATCATCGACCGAATTCTGCTGGGTGCCAACAGCAAGGGTATTGAACAATTGAAGTGGATGGATACCCGCTCGATTGCCGATTTGATTCGCCTGGAACATCCGCAGATTATCTCCATTATCTTGTCGTTGTTGGACGCCGATCAGGCAGCCGATGTTTTGACGCTGTTGCCGCAAAATATGCGTTCCGATATTTTGATGCGTATCGCCACCCTGGAAGGGGTGCAGCCGGCCGCTTTGCGTGAGTTGGATGACATTATGGAGAAACAGTTGACTGGCAGCGACGGTGTCAAATCATCGCAAATCGGCGGTATTGATGCGGCAGCCAACATCCTCAACTTCATCGAAAGCGGCGTCAGCGATCCGATGATGCAAGACATTAACGAAGCCAACGCCGATTTGGGTCAACGTATCCAGGACAAAATGTTCGTGTTCGGCGATTTGATCAACGTCGATGATCGCGGTATTCAAACGCTATTGCGCGAAGTATCCACCGACCAGTTGTTGTTGGCGCTGCGTGGTGTGGAAGCCGGATTACGGGATAAAGTCTTCGCCAATATGTCCAGACGTGCGGCGGAAATGTTGCGGGACGACTTGGACGCGGCGCCTCCTGCGCGCTTGAGCGAAGTGGAATCCGCGCAAAAAGATATTCTGGCGATAGCCAAACGCTTGTCCGATTCGGGTGAAATAGCCTTGGGCGGTGGTGGTGGTGGCGATGAGTTCGTCTAA
- a CDS encoding flagellar hook-length control protein FliK, with translation MNIQGFNPLSLLSSADSAGVPSAALLGEGGGAGMFSATLLEQLAQLQNSLLSKGAANNAGLANLQQLGGLGADALTGQSMQDFTALFGKSLPTATKLDQDINLDDTLQALADVMQYLQGLESAGVGQQTPALPAATANQDNSADITTEHAETANEQAANAAVTAGMQTQSLPIVDNSNSVNEALKSAVATSGAMAAIKNSPELLGMDAKKEALAVLNGADDGRNGLAAEGGFTKALATESGASQQFAQDNGANAFQNEPGDVAKNQITGSDTDAGLSRMTADIAQLNKSVDSAGQTPAPVIEKHLTHPEWNAELGEKLLWMHKQAVPSAEIRLNPEHLGPISIKIDVSQDQASVVFTAQHAAVRDAIEAAIPKLREMLGGQNLNLADVNVSQQQSEQRSGRESFQMAGEQNRGGNSQGQGHADSAATDTSNTILDEIEAGRAIASNGLLSLFA, from the coding sequence ATGAATATCCAAGGTTTCAATCCGCTGTCTCTATTGTCTTCCGCCGATAGTGCCGGAGTGCCCTCCGCAGCTCTTTTGGGCGAAGGCGGCGGTGCAGGTATGTTTTCGGCGACCCTGCTTGAACAACTGGCGCAATTGCAGAATAGTTTGTTGAGTAAAGGCGCGGCGAATAACGCCGGCTTAGCGAATTTGCAGCAGTTGGGCGGTTTGGGGGCGGACGCTTTGACTGGTCAAAGTATGCAGGACTTTACCGCATTGTTCGGCAAAAGTTTGCCGACGGCAACCAAGCTTGATCAGGATATTAATCTGGACGATACCCTACAAGCCTTGGCGGATGTTATGCAATATCTGCAAGGCTTGGAGTCTGCAGGTGTCGGACAACAAACTCCAGCGTTGCCGGCTGCGACCGCAAATCAAGATAATTCCGCCGATATAACGACGGAACATGCCGAGACGGCAAATGAGCAGGCAGCGAATGCAGCGGTAACGGCAGGGATGCAGACTCAGTCTTTGCCGATTGTGGATAATAGCAATAGCGTCAACGAGGCGTTAAAGTCCGCGGTAGCAACCAGTGGGGCGATGGCAGCCATTAAAAACAGTCCGGAACTATTGGGTATGGATGCCAAAAAAGAGGCGCTGGCTGTATTGAATGGCGCGGATGACGGAAGGAATGGTTTGGCGGCAGAGGGTGGCTTTACCAAAGCTCTCGCCACCGAGAGCGGTGCGTCTCAGCAATTCGCGCAAGACAACGGTGCTAACGCTTTTCAAAATGAACCGGGCGATGTGGCGAAAAATCAAATTACCGGTAGCGACACTGACGCTGGTTTGTCGAGAATGACGGCTGACATCGCGCAGCTGAATAAATCGGTAGATAGTGCCGGGCAAACACCGGCGCCGGTGATCGAAAAACATTTAACGCATCCGGAATGGAACGCCGAGTTGGGTGAAAAGCTGCTGTGGATGCATAAGCAAGCGGTGCCTTCCGCCGAAATTCGGCTGAATCCGGAACATCTTGGCCCCATTTCGATCAAGATCGACGTCAGTCAGGATCAGGCCAGCGTGGTCTTTACCGCACAGCATGCGGCGGTCAGGGATGCAATAGAGGCGGCTATCCCCAAATTGCGGGAAATGTTGGGTGGGCAAAACTTGAATTTGGCGGATGTTAATGTTTCCCAGCAACAATCCGAACAAAGATCGGGGCGCGAGTCCTTCCAAATGGCGGGCGAGCAAAATCGCGGCGGCAATAGTCAAGGCCAAGGCCATGCCGATAGCGCGGCAACAGATACCTCCAACACTATTCTCGACGAAATTGAAGCAGGCCGTGCCATCGCCAGCAATGGTTTGTTGAGCCTGTTTGCCTAG
- the fliJ gene encoding flagellar export protein FliJ has translation MKKSQRLKVIIDLHARQERDALEAMGVCQQKLQEQQAQLESLQSYRLDYLAKFAVRQQAGINIGQLMEFRAFADKLDQAIESQQQTVNNHEREVQRARKRWEDAHQRTKSLQKVSDLALVEEMKVEQKREQAEQDDRAARSGRKDGTGSA, from the coding sequence ATGAAAAAGTCGCAGCGGCTAAAAGTCATTATCGATCTGCACGCGCGTCAGGAGCGTGACGCTTTGGAGGCGATGGGTGTCTGTCAGCAAAAGCTGCAAGAGCAGCAAGCTCAACTCGAAAGCTTACAAAGCTATCGCCTGGATTATTTAGCTAAATTTGCTGTCAGGCAGCAGGCTGGAATTAACATTGGCCAGTTGATGGAATTCAGAGCCTTTGCCGATAAGCTCGATCAGGCTATCGAAAGTCAGCAGCAGACGGTAAACAACCATGAGCGTGAAGTGCAGCGGGCGCGTAAGCGCTGGGAAGATGCGCATCAGCGTACCAAAAGTCTGCAAAAAGTCAGCGATTTGGCGCTAGTCGAAGAAATGAAAGTTGAGCAAAAGCGTGAACAAGCCGAGCAAGATGACCGGGCGGCACGATCAGGACGTAAGGATGGCACAGGAAGTGCTTGA
- the fliF gene encoding flagellar basal-body MS-ring/collar protein FliF — MSELDRNLPMEAQSQLSTANADKMHPALKSLSKMPMLRQLVLMLGLAFSVAMGVAVVMWSQAPSYDLLFSGVAEKDSAEILDALTKLNVDYKVETGSGAIMVPAGNVRELKLQLAAQGLPRSTSLGYELLDKDNGFGASKNVEQMRFQRALEGEIALTIQTIQNVKSAKVLLAIPVQSVFVRERKKPSASVVVELYQGRTLEKEQIESIIHLVASSVPLMESGQVTVVDQKGRLLNSKESGEDMSLSSKQFEYKKNIEEHLRERIENILTPLVGGDGMRAQISADLDFTVTEKTQEMFNPDLPALRSEQTQEENNSLSKVQGVPGALSNQPPPTGTAPEVASGQEKQAAAEAGGGASNKTATRNYELDKTITHTRLATGALRRLSVAVVVDDKKVVQADGKATLVAYSQEDLNQLRDLVKQAVGYDNSRGDQVTVTNVAFRLPDAMEEVPAEPFWQQPWFAGALKQLAAVAVVLLLIMGVLRPGLRTLIAKEEQLEALEQAKAIAEATGGIVRFDESGKPVAVAVSVDEQTGEVRTITAGVEDLLLLEAPQSYEKRLEYIQKLIDEDPKLVAQVIKTWLRDDG; from the coding sequence ATGAGCGAACTAGACAGAAATCTACCGATGGAGGCCCAAAGCCAATTAAGTACGGCAAACGCCGACAAAATGCATCCAGCCCTGAAAAGCCTGAGCAAAATGCCGATGCTTCGTCAGCTTGTTCTAATGTTGGGCTTGGCATTCAGCGTTGCGATGGGCGTGGCCGTGGTGATGTGGTCGCAGGCCCCGTCTTACGATTTGCTGTTTTCCGGCGTGGCGGAAAAAGATTCTGCGGAAATTCTCGACGCGTTGACCAAGTTAAATGTGGACTATAAGGTCGAAACCGGCTCAGGCGCAATAATGGTGCCGGCGGGTAATGTCCGGGAACTGAAGCTGCAATTGGCTGCGCAAGGTTTGCCGCGCAGTACCAGCCTGGGTTACGAGCTATTGGACAAAGACAACGGTTTCGGGGCCAGCAAGAATGTCGAGCAAATGCGTTTTCAACGAGCTTTAGAGGGTGAAATCGCGCTGACTATTCAAACCATTCAAAACGTCAAATCCGCGAAAGTACTGCTGGCCATTCCGGTTCAGTCGGTATTTGTCCGCGAACGCAAAAAGCCCAGTGCCTCGGTGGTGGTGGAGCTATATCAAGGTAGGACCCTCGAAAAAGAGCAAATCGAATCCATTATCCATTTGGTTGCCTCCAGCGTACCGCTGATGGAATCCGGTCAAGTGACGGTCGTGGATCAGAAAGGTCGCTTGTTGAACAGCAAGGAAAGCGGCGAAGATATGTCTTTGTCCAGCAAGCAGTTCGAATACAAGAAAAACATAGAAGAACACCTGCGTGAACGCATTGAAAATATCCTGACGCCATTGGTCGGCGGCGACGGTATGCGGGCGCAAATTTCCGCAGATCTTGACTTTACTGTTACCGAAAAAACTCAAGAAATGTTTAACCCGGATTTGCCTGCCTTGCGCAGCGAACAAACCCAAGAAGAAAATAACTCGCTGTCCAAAGTGCAGGGCGTGCCCGGCGCCTTGTCCAACCAGCCGCCTCCAACCGGAACGGCGCCGGAAGTGGCCAGCGGCCAGGAAAAACAAGCTGCTGCGGAAGCAGGTGGCGGTGCGTCTAACAAAACCGCGACCCGCAATTACGAACTTGATAAAACCATTACGCATACCCGACTGGCCACTGGTGCGCTACGGCGCTTATCGGTGGCTGTCGTAGTTGACGATAAAAAAGTGGTGCAAGCCGATGGTAAAGCCACGCTGGTTGCTTACTCGCAAGAAGACCTCAATCAACTGCGCGATTTGGTCAAACAGGCGGTGGGTTATGATAATAGCCGGGGCGATCAAGTGACTGTTACCAACGTGGCATTCAGGTTGCCTGACGCAATGGAAGAAGTACCTGCCGAACCTTTCTGGCAACAACCTTGGTTCGCCGGGGCGTTGAAACAATTGGCCGCAGTTGCCGTAGTCTTGCTGCTCATTATGGGCGTATTACGCCCAGGGCTGAGAACCTTGATTGCCAAGGAAGAACAGCTTGAAGCACTTGAGCAGGCTAAAGCGATCGCGGAAGCTACCGGTGGGATCGTGCGCTTCGATGAGAGCGGCAAGCCGGTCGCAGTAGCGGTATCGGTTGACGAGCAAACCGGCGAGGTTCGCACCATTACTGCGGGCGTGGAAGACTTGTTATTGCTCGAAGCCCCACAAAGCTATGAAAAACGTCTGGAATACATCCAAAAGCTGATAGACGAAGATCCTAAACTGGTCGCGCAAGTGATTAAAACCTGGTTAAGAGACGATGGCTGA
- the rpsF gene encoding 30S ribosomal protein S6: MRHYEIVFLVHPDQSAQVPAMIERYKSTVEEAAGKIHRLEDWGRRHLAYPIKKIHKAHYVLMNIECDQATLEELESGFRFNDAILRSQTLAQKAAVTEPSAIAVSGNDGQKAGNRVKEEVEEEVEEAEVEVVEEAAVVVADSE; the protein is encoded by the coding sequence ATGCGACATTATGAAATTGTCTTCTTAGTCCACCCTGACCAAAGTGCTCAGGTGCCGGCTATGATAGAACGTTATAAATCCACTGTTGAAGAAGCCGCTGGCAAAATTCATCGATTGGAAGATTGGGGCCGTAGACATTTGGCCTACCCTATCAAAAAAATTCATAAAGCACATTACGTGTTGATGAACATTGAATGCGACCAAGCCACTCTTGAAGAACTGGAAAGCGGTTTTCGATTCAATGACGCTATCTTGCGCAGCCAGACCTTGGCGCAAAAAGCGGCCGTAACCGAGCCTTCCGCGATTGCTGTCAGCGGTAACGACGGCCAAAAAGCCGGTAACCGCGTTAAGGAAGAAGTCGAAGAAGAAGTCGAAGAAGCTGAAGTAGAAGTCGTCGAAGAGGCTGCAGTAGTCGTAGCGGATTCCGAATAA
- a CDS encoding flagellar assembly protein FliH, with translation MSSSKSNKFSDSELQALDRWTNLQDFSNPRSEAVELEDVTEVLTAEQIEDIQKQAYAEAFEQGKQQGYAEGQKEGLETGRKQGYEENLHLLQKQAAEFASLLEALSEPFKQLDESVEQELVRLTIAIASQLIRRELKLEPGEIVGVVREAINALPLASQKVTVNLHPEDAALVRTALKLDENMPAWRLQENPLLSRGGCTVETEISRIDASVESRVAAVVATVLGGERREDMGR, from the coding sequence ATGAGTTCGTCTAAGAGCAATAAGTTTTCAGATTCGGAGTTGCAGGCTCTGGATCGTTGGACCAATCTGCAGGATTTTAGCAACCCGCGTTCCGAAGCGGTCGAATTGGAGGACGTGACCGAAGTTCTGACTGCCGAGCAAATTGAAGACATTCAGAAACAGGCCTATGCCGAAGCTTTCGAACAAGGTAAGCAGCAAGGCTATGCGGAAGGACAAAAGGAAGGGCTCGAAACCGGACGCAAGCAGGGTTATGAAGAAAATCTGCATTTGTTGCAAAAGCAGGCGGCAGAGTTCGCCAGTTTGCTGGAGGCGCTTAGCGAACCGTTCAAGCAACTCGATGAATCGGTCGAGCAGGAGTTGGTGAGGTTGACCATCGCGATCGCCAGCCAATTAATCCGCCGGGAATTGAAATTGGAACCCGGCGAGATCGTTGGTGTGGTTAGAGAAGCGATCAATGCCTTGCCGCTGGCGTCGCAGAAAGTCACCGTGAATTTACATCCTGAAGATGCGGCCTTGGTGCGCACCGCCTTAAAACTCGATGAAAACATGCCGGCCTGGCGCTTACAGGAAAATCCGTTGTTGAGCCGTGGCGGATGCACCGTCGAGACCGAAATTTCCAGAATCGATGCTAGTGTCGAAAGCCGTGTGGCCGCCGTTGTTGCCACGGTATTGGGCGGCGAGCGCCGCGAGGATATGGGGCGATGA